The DNA sequence GGCGGCCCAGCCCAGGCCGCCGTCCAGTTCGGCGCGCGCGAGTGTCCTCCCTTCGACACCGGCCTCCACGCACAGCGGCGAGCCGTCGAACTCGTCGTGGGTGACGATCGCCGGGCCCACACTCAGCGTCACCGGGTCGCCCTCGAGGGTGCGCCACAGGCACGCCGGGGTGTAGCCCGCGTGGCGGCCCTGGCCGCCGAACAACGCCATCACGCCGACCGCGGCGGTCAGCGCCGAGACGCCGGCGGGCAGCAGCACCCCGTCGTCGGTGCCGCGGACGAGCGCGGGCGCCACTTGTGTCCACGCGCCGTCGACGTGGGCCGGCACGGACCGCTCCGGGCGCACGGGCGCGCAGAGCCGGGTCTCGAACTCGACGATGATCTCCACCGGGGCGGCCAGCGCCTTGTGATAGGCGTCGGCGAGCGCGTCGCGGTCCTTCTCCAACAGCTCCGGGACGCTCTGCGCCCCCGGATAGCCGAAGACGCAGCCGTCGTCGACGACGCCGGAGCGCTCCTCGCCTCCGCTCGGCGAAAGATAGGTGACCCACCGCATCGGAATATTCCCCTCCCGGCGACCCGATGGCCCTTTCGGGCTTTTCCTCCCGGCATCACGTTATCCCGGTGATAGGGGTCACCCGTCCGCAATCGTCCTGGCGGCGGTTCAGCCGGACTCGCGGATGACCAGGTGGGTGTCGAGGACCTGCTCGCTGAAGTCGGCCTCGCCGGGAATGGCGACGTCGGCCAGGATGCGCGCCATCTCCCCGCCCATACGTTCGGTGGGCTGGTGCACGCTGCTCAGCGGGGGGTCGCTGTGCGAGGCGAAGGAGGAGTTGTCGTACCCGATCACGGCCACGTCCTCGGGGATGCGGCGCCCCGACCCGCGCAGGACCCGCATCGCCGCGAGGGCCATGGGGTCCGACGCGACGAACACCGCGTCCAGGTCGGGGGCGGACTCCAGCAGTCCACGCATGGCGGCGTCGCCGCTCTCGTAGCTGAAGTCGCCCCGGACGATCTGCGTCGGGGGCGTGGGCAGGCCGCTCTCCCGCATGGCCTTGAGGTAGCCCTCCAGCCGGTCCTCGCCGGCGACCATGTCGGGCGGGCCCGCCACGGTGGCGATGCAGTGCCGCCCCGTCTCGACGAGTCGGCGGGTCGCCGTGCGCGCCCCGCCGACGTTGTCGATGTCGACGTAGTGGATGGGATGGTGCGTCTGCCACGAAGGCCGGCCGCCGATCACGCACGGCACCCCCGCCTCGGCCAGCCGGTCGGGCAGCGGGTCGTCGGCGTGCAGCGAGACCAGCAGCACGCCGTCGACGTGGTGCGCGGTCAGGTAGTCGCCCAGCCTGCCGTACTCGTCGGGTGAGCGCACGGTCGTCAGCAGCAGCTGCAGATCGCGCTCGTTGAGCGTGGCGCTCACCCCGCGGACGATGTGGGCGAAGAAGGGCTGGGCGAACAACCGGTCGTTGGGCTCGGGCACCACCAGCGCGACCGTGTCCGTGCGCCGGGTGACGAGCGTGCGCGCGGCGTGGTTGGGCACGTAGCCCAGCTCGGCGATGGCGTCGCGTACCGCCTCGCGCGTCGCCGGGCTCACCTGGTCCGACCCGTTGATGACGCGGGAGACGGTGCCGCGCCCGACCCCGGCGCGGGTGGCCACCATCTCCAGCGTCGGCCGCCGGACCCCACTCATCGCAACACCTTCCCCGATCCCCGCAGCGTAAGGGCGCCTCTTCACCCTTACCAGCATCCCATCCGCCGTTACCCGGGCAGGCCGCCCTTGCGCACGACGTCCGAGTACCAGCGGCCGCTGTCCTTCACCCGGCGGCGCTGGGTCTCGTAGTCGACGTGCACGACGCCGAAGCGCTGCGAATAGCCCCACGCCCACTCGAAATTGTCCAGCAGCGACCAGACGAAGTACCCGTGCATCGGCACGCCCGCCTTCAGCGCCTCGTGCACGATGCGCAGGTGGGCGTCGATATAGGCCACGCGGTCGGGGTCGTGCACCCGGTCGTCGGGGCCGACCTCGTCCTCGAAGGCCGCACCGTTCTCATGGACGTACATAGGCACCCCCGGGCACTCGGCCGCCAGCCGCACCAGGACCTCGTACATACCGGTGGCGTCGATCTCCCAGCCGATGCCGGTGCGCGGCAGGCCCTGGCTGACGAACACCACGTCGTCGCAACCGACGAAGGCGCCGGCGTCGCCGCCGCTCTCGACCCGCGACGGGTCGATGCCCTCGGCGGTGGCCGAAACCCAGTGCGGCGTGTAGTAGTTGACGCCCAGGTGGTCCAGGGGCGCCGAGACCAGCTCCAGGTCGCCGTCGCGGACGAAGGAGAAGTCGCTGATGCCGGCGAGGTCGTCGACCATGTCGGCGGGGTAGCGCCCCTGGAACAGCGGGCCGGTGAAGACGCGGTTGCGCACCCCGTCGGCGCGGCGGGCCACCGCCACGTCGGCCGGCGAGGTGGTGTAGGGCCGCAGCGTCGTCTGGTTGAGCGTCAGCCCCACCTTTCGGTCGGTGTCTCCCTCGCGCAGCACCGCCGCGGCCAGGCCGTGGCCCAGCAGCAGGTGGTGCGCGGCGGCGAGCGCGGCCGCGGGGTCGCGGCGGCCCGGGGCGTGCACGCCGTCGGCGTAGCCGAGGAACGCCGCGCACCAGGGCTCGTTGAGCGTCGTCCAGTCGCGCACGCGGTCGCCGAAGGCGTCGCGCAGCACCTGGGCGAACTCCGCGAA is a window from the Streptomonospora litoralis genome containing:
- a CDS encoding LacI family DNA-binding transcriptional regulator — protein: MSGVRRPTLEMVATRAGVGRGTVSRVINGSDQVSPATREAVRDAIAELGYVPNHAARTLVTRRTDTVALVVPEPNDRLFAQPFFAHIVRGVSATLNERDLQLLLTTVRSPDEYGRLGDYLTAHHVDGVLLVSLHADDPLPDRLAEAGVPCVIGGRPSWQTHHPIHYVDIDNVGGARTATRRLVETGRHCIATVAGPPDMVAGEDRLEGYLKAMRESGLPTPPTQIVRGDFSYESGDAAMRGLLESAPDLDAVFVASDPMALAAMRVLRGSGRRIPEDVAVIGYDNSSFASHSDPPLSSVHQPTERMGGEMARILADVAIPGEADFSEQVLDTHLVIRESG
- a CDS encoding GH1 family beta-glucosidase, translating into MTQSHVSTVADPTADTNSVTDTAASPEPGVRFPEAFVWGASTASFQIEGATTADGRGPSIWDTFSATPGKVLNGDTGDPAVDHYRRYAEDVDIMQDLGIGAYRFSIAWPRVLPEGGGAVNQAGLDFYDRLLDRLLEAGITPWPTLYHWDLPQALEDRGGWPERDTAYRFAEFAQVLRDAFGDRVRDWTTLNEPWCAAFLGYADGVHAPGRRDPAAALAAAHHLLLGHGLAAAVLREGDTDRKVGLTLNQTTLRPYTTSPADVAVARRADGVRNRVFTGPLFQGRYPADMVDDLAGISDFSFVRDGDLELVSAPLDHLGVNYYTPHWVSATAEGIDPSRVESGGDAGAFVGCDDVVFVSQGLPRTGIGWEIDATGMYEVLVRLAAECPGVPMYVHENGAAFEDEVGPDDRVHDPDRVAYIDAHLRIVHEALKAGVPMHGYFVWSLLDNFEWAWGYSQRFGVVHVDYETQRRRVKDSGRWYSDVVRKGGLPG